The genome window CCGCCGATGATGATGTCGTCCACCTTGCCGAGCAGATTGTTGAGGATCCCCAGCTTGCTGGAAACCTTGGCGCCGCCCGAAACCGCAACATACGGACGGTTGGGTTTTTCCAGGGCCTCGCCCAGGAATTCCCATTCCTTTTTCAGCAGGAAACCCGCACAGCTCTGCTTGGCGTGCTTGGGGACATCCACCACGGAAGCGTTGGCGCGGTGGGCAACGCCGAATGCGTCGTTGACGTAGATATCGGCCAGGGCGGCAAGCTGCTTGCCGAAATCGCCGCGATCGGCCTCGGTCTTGCCCTGCTCTTCCTTGTGGAAGCGCAGGTTCTCCAGCATCATGACCTGTCCGGGCTGAAGCTTGGCGGCCATGGCTTCCACTTCGGGGCCCACGCAATCGGGAGCCAGCTCCACAGGCACGCCCAGAAGTTCGGAAAGACGAACAGCGGCGGGTTTCAGGGAAAGTTCCGGCTTCACCTGTCCCTTGGGCTTGCCCAGGTGGGCGCAGACAATGACGGCCGCGCCCTTGTCCAAGGCGTACTTGAACGTGGGCACGTTGGACCGGATGCGGTTGTCGTCCGTGATGACGTCACCATCCAGGGGCACGTTGAAGTCCACGCGGAACAGCAACTTTTTCCCTGCGATATCAAGCTGATCAATAAAAATCATGCTCACCTCACATACGTTGATCCGAAGGTTGGGAGCCTTCGGGCTTACTGTTACTCTCCCGAAAAATCATACCGATACAATAATGCATCTTCCTTGGTGTCCGGATAATACCGCTTGCGGCGGCCATTGCGCTGGAACCCGAAATCCTCGTAGAGGGAAATGGCCGGGGCATTGCTTTCCTTCACGTCGAGAAAGCCGCTTTGCATGCCCTTTTCCCTGCACACGTCCATGACCGCGGCCAAAAGCCTGCGGGCCAGTCCCCTGCGCCGGAAGTCGGGATGAACGGCCAGGTTCAGGATCTCCATCTCGTCAACGATCATGGAAAAGGCCAGATACCCGACCAGCCGTCCCTCTTCACGGACACCGAAAATATGAAATGCGTTGCGTTCCAAGCCCAGACGAAACTGCTCTTCGGTCCAATGGTACGCGAAACACGCCTTCTCAAGCTCTATGACATCGTGGATGCTTTCCACGCCAAGCTTCTCTATTTTGCCTGATTTCCTGCTTTTTATCATTTCAACAGCCTGTTTGGCGCTGGAAAAGCCACGATAACGAGTGTATACTCAACCCAACTTCAAAAGCAAAGAATTTGGACAGACACACATGACAGACGCAAAAAAAATAACCGGCAAGGACGACAAATCCACTCCACTCCTGGAAGTCATGGACACATCCAACCGCCCTCTCGCCGCCATGGCCGTGGAAGAGGCCCACAGGCAGCTTCTGCCGCACCGCTCTGTCCAGATACTGGTATACAACCAGGAAAACAAACTTTTTCTTCAACGCCGCAGCAACAAGAAAAACATCTATCCCGGCCGCTGGGATGTTTCAGCCCGCGGCCATGTGCTGGTCAACGAATCCGTTCACGATGCCGCTGTCCGCGAGTTGTGGAACGTTCTCCGTCTCAAGGTCGACCGCCTGCAGCTGATCCGGGAACTTCCAGCCAGCCCGGACACCGGCTACGAATTCGTAACGGTGTTCGCCGCCTACAAGGTTTCCCAGCCGCCGACCCCCAACCCGGACAAGGTGGAGGACGGCTACTTCTACAGCAACGAGGAGCTCACCTGCCTGATCAAGGAATTCCGGGAACTCCTGACCCCCGGCCTGGTCACCCTCTGGGAGAGCGGGCTCACCTCCGCCGTCTAGAGATTCACAAGCCGGGACAATTCGGCATGGATACGGCTGTTGGTCGCCAGGATCGACGGGGCTCCTAACACATACTCGTCCGTTTCGGCAAACCCGGATACCCGCCCACCGGCCTCTTCCACCAGCAGCCATCCGGCCGCCGTGTCCCAGGGGTTAAGCGCGCTTTCGTAAAAACCTTCATACCTGCCGCAGGCGACATAGGCCAGATCAAGCGCCGCCGCACCGGCCCTGCGCACACCCTGGCTGGCCTCAAGCACGTTCCTGAGCTGCGCCAGGAGCTTCTCCAGATGCTCATTGACGGCATAGGGAAAACCGGTTGCCAGCAGCGACCGTTCCAGGCTCGAAACCGAGGAAACCGAAATGGGTTTTCCGTTCATGAACGCCCCGTGCCCGCGCGCCGCGGCAAACATTTCACCCATGAGCGGCAGGTTGATAACCCCCAATTCCATCCGGCCATCACGCCACAGCCCCACGGAGGTGGCCACCATGGGCAGGCCATGGGCGAAATTGGTGGTGCCGTCCACGGGATCAATGATCCAGGTATTGTCCCCCAACTCCGCATCCTTGGCCGTTTCCTCGGCCAGGAAAGAGGAGCCAGGAACAAGCCTTTCCAGCTTCTCCTTGAGGGCCAGTTCCACGGCCATATCCGTATCCGTGACAAGGTCGATCTTGCCCTTGAAGCGGATGTTCCGCGGCTTGCCGTCGGCCTCGACAATAAGCGAACCGACCTCGGATACGGCCTGAACCGTGCTTTCGAGCAGGGACTTCATGCGCATGACATACTCCAAATCAAAAGGGGACGGAAGAACCGCCCCCTTTATTTTGTCACTATCAAAACACCCCGTTGCACTACCGGCCCGATCTCCTCTGCACAAAGAATTCGATGCTTCGATTGTACATCTTTTCCTCGTCCGAGGTGAAGTAGCAGGCGGGCAATTCCCCCCGTTGACGGTGGTAGTGAAGACATTCGCAACACAGGGCGTGCTTGTCGCAAGAGTAGGTACAGTTACAGTATTTCTCGTTGATCTGATACCGCGGGCACTGGTCCTTCTTCTTCATCTTGCCGACCCTCGAGCGTTGAATGAATGAGGATTACTTACTTCCGAAAATAATAGCCTGCCTCCTCCAGAGTGTCAATAATTTGAAACGATTAATCAATACTACATGGCCACGGCATCGTGCCGCGACCAGGCGCGATCACCCTTCGGCAACGTGGGAAAATCATTGTCAACCGTGCATAATCACGCTATAAATTCGTTATAACAATGGGTTGCGCCACGACAAGCTGAGCAATATTCATCATCTGATCATCAGAGAAAGACGCATGTGGGAAAAAGCATTTTCGGAAGCCCCCGGGTATTACGACCACGCCCAGGCACAGCAGCATTCGCTTGAACTGACGACCATCAAGGACCTCAAGCAGTACCTTGACTGGCAACACATCAAGCATTGCCTGCTCAGGCCCTATTTCGAGGTGGAGGATTACCCGGTGGTGGAGGCCCGCGAACTGCTCCCCTCCTTTGAAATCGATCTCTACGAATACAAAAAGCTTCCCGGCTTCAGCATGGTGGCTTTTGAGCGCCCCCTGAACTCGTTCCGGGAAATCTTCCAGTACGACGCCCTGCATACGCTCCTGGACTGGCAGCACGCCGATATCGTCAATGCCGCCTGCCAGCTGGAATCGAGCGTGTTCGGCGCCAACCTGCGGACCTTCCAGAGCAGGCTCCCCAAACGCAGCCATCCCGAGTTCTTGAAAAACTTCGGCGAGTGCGACATCTGCTGCATGGAGTCCTACGACAGGATGCTGCCTTTTCTGCTCCAGCTGGAGCGGGCCCACATCCTGGCCCACGACAGTTCCCAGCATTTCAGCATGGCCGGAATCTACGCATCCCTCCCCTCCAACCTGGACAGCGAACTCAAGCAGTTCGGGCTGAAGATCGGCAAGTTCAGGCCGGGCGACAACCTCATGTACGAATGCAACCGCCTGTTCGTGTACCAGTTCCTCATGGAGCTGCACGGATTCCCCATTGTCTCGGAACGCAGGACATCCGCCTCCCTGTTCGCACGCAGGCTCCACCGCATGGGCGAAAAATTCATGGTCCGCGTGCTCGGCCAGAGCGACCGGACCATCACCACTCTGCTCTCGGGTCTGGAAGCCACCAAGCGCAGACGCCACTATCCCTACGTAGAAAAAATCGCCCTGGTCGCGGTGAACCCCAACCAGAAGGAAACCATATCCCTGCTCAAGGACCAGGGCTTTCTCGTCGACGAGAAAAAGAACATCTGCATCCTGCGGGTCATCTACCAGCAGCACCAATACAGCCCCAAGAACGTGCGGGAGGACCGCGCACTTTCAGTGCTGCGCCAGGAGATCATCCACCCGATCTCCGGCCGCGTCCTGGACCACCTGAACATCATCCAGAACGCCCAGAACATGATCCTGCGGCTCAACGACATCGTCCGGGGCGAATTACGCGGCACCATCACCTACAAACGCCGCGAAATCATCCGCAACACGGACACCCACGAAAGCCGGCTCAAATTTCTCTACTCCTGGCTTTCCAAGCACACGCACCGCATTGTGGACTATTCCGACGAGTTCTACTCCCAGGTGGTCAAAGTGCTCGACGGCTATCTCCTAACACCGGAAAACTGGGATGTGTTCAACGAATACAAGGAACTGCACCAGGAAGTCTGGGCGAAGTACAGCCAGATACAGCAGGCTCGCAAGGTGAGGACTCTGGAAGATCTGCGTTCAAGGGTGTACAAGGGCGAAAAAATATCCTACCTGAGAATGCTCGAGCTGATGACCGAGATTCTGGGCGAACTCAAGTATGAAATCGTCAACTATTTCGACCAGCTTGTGGCAAAAGTTCTAGTTATTGGCGAAGATGTGGTTTCCGACTCCTACGTGATGCGAAGCTACATCGACAAGAAGGACGAGGAACTCACCGATTATGGGCTCAAGGTCAAAAAATACTACAGCCGCCTTGTCTCGCTGCTGGACGAGTTCCGCTCCATCCGCAAGTCGCGAACGACCTCTGTTTCCGACCAGTCTTTTCAGAACTTCTAACCCCCCTGCTCATACCTAGGAGGTAGCGTGGAACAACTGCTCGTCACCCCGCTGACCCAATGGCACCGCGACAACGGCGCGAAAATGGCGCCTTTCGCAGGATTCGACATGCCCGTGCAATACCAGGGCATCATGGTCGAACATAAACACACCCGCACTGAAACCGGCATTTTCGACATCAGCCACATGGGAGAGTTCAAGCTTTCCGGCGCCGGCGCAATGGATGCCCTGAACAAGGTCGTCACCCACGACCTGGGCACCCTGGGCCCCGGCAAATGCCGCTACGGTTTCATGCTGAACGAATCCGGCGGCATCCTGGATGACCTGATCATCTACTGCCTGGCCGAGGACAGCTACATGCTGGTGGTCAACGGCGCCTGCCGCGAAAACGATTTCAACTGGATCAAGAAACACCTTCCGGCCGACCTGGCGTTCACGGACGTGAGCGACGACACCGCCAAGATCGACGTGCAAGGCCCCACCAGCCTGGCCGTGCTCAACGACGTCATGGGCGCGACCTGGAACCACCTGAAGTACTTCAATTTCGAAGAAACCGAATGGAACGGTTTCCGGCTCATCGTCAGCCGCACGGGCTATACGGGAGAACTGGGCTACGAATTGTACCTGCCCGCCGGCAAGGCCCTGGAAGTATGGGAAAAGCTCATGGCCGACGAACGCACCATGCCCGTGGGCCTGGGGGCGCGCGACACCCTGCGCCTGGAAGCGGGCTACCCGCTCTACGGCCAGGACCTGGACACCGACCACACCCCGGTGGAAGCCAATGCGGGATTCTTCCTGAAAAAGGAAAACGACTACGTCGGCAAGTCCGGCCTGGACGACGTCGGGGAAAAACTCATCCCCCTGACCATTGAAGGCCGCCGCACCCCACGGCACAACGACGAAATCCTGCTGAACGGCGAAAAGGTAGGCGTGGTCACCAGCGGCTCCTTTGCCCCCACACTGGGGCACTGCCTGGCCCTGGCATACGTGAAGGCGGACGTTGAAAATAACGAGACCTTCACGGTCAAGGCCGCCCGCGCCGAACTGGAAGCCCGCAAAGGCTCCCTGCCCTTCTACACAGAAGGCACGGCCCGCATGAAGGTCGACTAGCCGGCTGGTCAATGCGCAACAAAAAGGGCACCTTCGGGTGCCCTTTTCCGTTTACGGCGTAATATTCTCCATGGCTAGGCGCAGCCGTTCCCGCTCCCGCTCCATGACATCCTCGGTCAGTTTCTCCGTGGTCACGTCATAGGGGTCGCCGATGCGAATCTGGCAGGAGGTGAAGGGATACGGCACCTGGAAATGATCCCACGATTTTTCGAAAACATGCTTCCGCCGGGGAAAGGCGCGCATGGGAACAATCTTGGCCCCAGCCCTCTGGGCCAGG of Salidesulfovibrio onnuriiensis contains these proteins:
- the rimI gene encoding ribosomal protein S18-alanine N-acetyltransferase, which produces MESIHDVIELEKACFAYHWTEEQFRLGLERNAFHIFGVREEGRLVGYLAFSMIVDEMEILNLAVHPDFRRRGLARRLLAAVMDVCREKGMQSGFLDVKESNAPAISLYEDFGFQRNGRRKRYYPDTKEDALLYRYDFSGE
- the gcvT gene encoding glycine cleavage system aminomethyltransferase GcvT; translation: MEQLLVTPLTQWHRDNGAKMAPFAGFDMPVQYQGIMVEHKHTRTETGIFDISHMGEFKLSGAGAMDALNKVVTHDLGTLGPGKCRYGFMLNESGGILDDLIIYCLAEDSYMLVVNGACRENDFNWIKKHLPADLAFTDVSDDTAKIDVQGPTSLAVLNDVMGATWNHLKYFNFEETEWNGFRLIVSRTGYTGELGYELYLPAGKALEVWEKLMADERTMPVGLGARDTLRLEAGYPLYGQDLDTDHTPVEANAGFFLKKENDYVGKSGLDDVGEKLIPLTIEGRRTPRHNDEILLNGEKVGVVTSGSFAPTLGHCLALAYVKADVENNETFTVKAARAELEARKGSLPFYTEGTARMKVD
- a CDS encoding inositol monophosphatase family protein, with the protein product MKSLLESTVQAVSEVGSLIVEADGKPRNIRFKGKIDLVTDTDMAVELALKEKLERLVPGSSFLAEETAKDAELGDNTWIIDPVDGTTNFAHGLPMVATSVGLWRDGRMELGVINLPLMGEMFAAARGHGAFMNGKPISVSSVSSLERSLLATGFPYAVNEHLEKLLAQLRNVLEASQGVRRAGAAALDLAYVACGRYEGFYESALNPWDTAAGWLLVEEAGGRVSGFAETDEYVLGAPSILATNSRIHAELSRLVNL
- a CDS encoding DUF6485 family protein; protein product: MKKKDQCPRYQINEKYCNCTYSCDKHALCCECLHYHRQRGELPACYFTSDEEKMYNRSIEFFVQRRSGR
- a CDS encoding NUDIX hydrolase, translating into MTDAKKITGKDDKSTPLLEVMDTSNRPLAAMAVEEAHRQLLPHRSVQILVYNQENKLFLQRRSNKKNIYPGRWDVSARGHVLVNESVHDAAVRELWNVLRLKVDRLQLIRELPASPDTGYEFVTVFAAYKVSQPPTPNPDKVEDGYFYSNEELTCLIKEFRELLTPGLVTLWESGLTSAV
- a CDS encoding phosphoglycerate kinase, giving the protein MIFIDQLDIAGKKLLFRVDFNVPLDGDVITDDNRIRSNVPTFKYALDKGAAVIVCAHLGKPKGQVKPELSLKPAAVRLSELLGVPVELAPDCVGPEVEAMAAKLQPGQVMMLENLRFHKEEQGKTEADRGDFGKQLAALADIYVNDAFGVAHRANASVVDVPKHAKQSCAGFLLKKEWEFLGEALEKPNRPYVAVSGGAKVSSKLGILNNLLGKVDDIIIGGAMANTFIAAQGHNVGKSLYEADLIDDAKAIMAKAEEKGSKLHLPVDFLYAKNIEDTEAAGECAAEAIPGDAVVLDIGPKSIEAFNKVIGAAKTIMWNGPMGFFEKPAFAEGSLALCRQMADMDDALTIVGGGDTDAVVHQAHLADKFSFISTGGGSFLEFLEGKELPAFKALKESFK